Sequence from the Candidatus Izemoplasma sp. genome:
TCTAGTTTCTCTTTTACAAATGCTTTAATAACAGTAATACCACTTAAACTCTCATTCGTAAAGTCACTGAGATCTTCAAATGCATGTTGCGCTTTTTTCCATTTTTCTTTCATTAAGCGTCCAATATAAGCACCAACCAAAGCAATAAACAGCATCGGAACGGCGCTAAAAATAGTCAATCTCCAACTAAGATTTGACATTTTATATATAGCTAATCCACCTAAATAAACTGTATCAACAAACATGATCATACCCGGACCTACTGCACGTCTAACACTTTCTAAGTCGTTGGTGAAGTATGCCATTAATCCACCAACTTTATGACGAGAGTAAAACTCATTTTGAAGTTTTTCAGCATGACGAAACATATCATTACGTAGACCATAATCAAAACGACGTGAGGCACCGAATAAAGTGATTCGCCATATGAAACGTCCGAGCATAATAATTGCGACATAAAGCCCAATGGTTTTAAGCACATCCAAAACATCAGAAAGCTCCCAAAGTCTATTTCCTTCTTCAGGATTAATCCCATCAATGATACTACCAATTAACCCAGGGATTTCAAGTTGTAGTGTATTAATAACAATTAACGTTAGTATTCCAGTTAAGAACCATAACGCGTTTTCTTTATAGTATTTATTAATAGCTTTTCCAAAAATCATAAGTTATTCCCCCGTAATTTTGTTAAAAATGGTTGTTAACGTACAAATATCTTCTTTACTTAATTCACTCTGTAGTTTAGTCACAGCACGCTCACTCTCAAGTCTATTCGTTGAGGCAAGTAATTCACCTAACTCAGTGAGGTAAATATGAATGACACGTTTGTCTTCTTCTGATCGTTCTTTTTTTACAATGTTATTGTCTTCAAAGATTTTTATTACTTCAGTTACTGTAGGCTTAGAAATATCAAAATGATCCGCAAGTTCTGTAATCGTAACACGATTACGCTTATAAATCTCTTTTAAATATTTGAACCGAATCCCTGTAATTTGATTAAAGTTTATTTCATCATAAACTTCATTACAGGCATTAAAATATAATTTTAAAAACTTGTTAAGTGCTAAACGTATGTCTTCTTGTTTCATATAATTACCTCGCTTTTCATAATGATTAGGTTTACCCTAATTAATTATAGAGTGTCTATCATTTTATGTCAAATAAAAAAGCCGAAAAATATTTCGGCTTTTAAAGTTATTGTTTTTTAGTCACCCATAAAGTAATCATGACAAGCGTTGAAGAAAGTCCATATAAAATGATATTTCGCCAAATTAAATCTGCATCTATTAAAGGTTGATTACTGACTACATTAATCATAATCTCTTTTTGGTAACTTTGACCGTCTTCACCTTTTAAGACAGCTATATAGCGATAGGAACCTGGTACAGTCTCATTTCCTTTATACTCATTGATGACCTCATCTATATCATAGGATTGCTCAGTAATTTCATCATTTTGAATCATCAAAAGTAGCATATCATTTTTATCAAAAATCGTGTCGGTAGTAACAGTAACTAAGAACTCATCAGCATATATTACCGGGGGAATATCATCAATCACGGTTATAGCAATATCGTGAGTTGCAACATTCCCACTTATATCACTCGCTTTAAGGGTCATAATATAGGTTCCTACTGTATTAAAGTTAGCACTGTATGTATCATTGACAATTGATGCATCGTTGATAGTCATCGTTGAACCTGTATCAGTGACGGTCAACTGGGACAAAATATCACTATGTAAAAGTTGCTTGGTATAAGATACTGTTAACTCAGTTGGCCCTGTAAAGGTCGGATTTATATCATCTAGTACTGTGACTTGTAATGTTTCAGATACTGTATTACCACTCTGATCAGATGCTACTACATCGATTGAATAGGTGCCCGGGATCATTTCATTACCAGTATACGTGTTTGTCCCTTCTGTTACAGTTAAACTGCTCTCATTATCATAATTATCGCTCCATGTAAGACCATTAATTATTTGTTCACTTGTTAATGGGTTAGAGATAAACACAGTGATATTAGATGATTGATTAAGCATCGGGGCTGTCACATCTTCAACGGATAAATTAAGCGTTTGTGATGTGACATTATGTGATGAATCCATTATCTCAAATATAACTTGGTAAGTGCCTAATATTAGTTTATTAGCAGTATAATTATCAGTAACGACAGTTGGTGTCAGTATGCCATCATACCCATCACTGAAGGTAAAATTGTCCTGTAATATCTGATCAACTGTTGGCGGATTATCGACATTAATTGATACATTACTAGGTCCTGTGATAACAGGCACAATGGTATCCTTTACCAAGATAGAAAAGTGATACTGAGTTGTATTATTACTTGTATCTGAAACCTCTAAAGTCACTGCATAAGACCCTATAGTTTGTTCATTACCGGTATATTCATCATAGACAACAACAATACTATCGGTCAAATCACCATCAATATCATCCGAAGCTGTAAAATGCGTACTGACAATTGTATTTAAACTTTCGTTTGTTGAGTAAGATGTTATATAGGCACTATCCCCTGATATAACTGGTTCAGTATCTTCAGGTGGAATGATATACTCGTCATAACTTGTAGGATAGGTTCCTTCTTCAAGTTGAAAATCATCTAATCCATACGTCTGAAAGTGGTAATCCATATAATACGCTACAAAATCCACTGTAATAAATGTTTCTGTTGATGTGGTATGAAACGTGCAATAAGTCCTGTCTGTTTCTAGCACACAATTACTTAAATCACGTGCTAATCCATTAACATAAGCCACTTCACCACTAATATATATTTCCATATTTGGCATATATTCTTCAGATGGTACTGAAATGACATAATCCGTGTCAGGCAAGACGTAAATGGGATCGATCTGATTGAGTTCATCACGGAAATTTGTATAGTTCTCAACATCCAAATAGTTTTTACCTCCAGGTAAACGATCTGAATAGACCGTTGCATGCACCTGTTCGATTGAAATCACACTAAATAATACAATACATAACATAGCTATTTTTTTCATTTTTTTCACCTCAACTTCATAATACGTGTTAAGGTCATTTTTTACTTTAAAAAAAGAGCAATTTATGATAATTGCTCTTTAGCTTTTAAAATGTCATAGATAATAAGTCCAATCCAGTTATCTTTAATCTCTTCAAAAGCGTCATCATATTGATGCCATGACCATGAAGGTTCAGGTAATGTTTTTTCTAATTTATTTGTCCGATAGTTAATATTTTTAACAACATCAGATATATAGTTTTTCATAAAATCTGGGGTTATCGCACGTATTTTATAGGGTTCTAAACAATACTCATCCCACTGTGTTTCCTCCCACTCAACGCTACTATTAATAACATCATTCATAATCGCGTAGATTTTAACTTTTGGCATATCGTCAATACGATCATAAAACCGAACAGCACTCAGGACAGTATGCATTGATGCACCCTTTAAATTACCCTCTTTAATATATCTCATAGCTTTATCCATTAAGCCATCAATATCAAGTGACTGTAACGCGTCTTTAAATTGATATAAGAATCCGATAATTTCTAAATTGGGATTTCCAAAAGGAAAGTCACCTAAATTATCATAGTTCCACCAAACAGCATGTGGATGATCATCTACTTCTTTCGGGACAAAGGGAAACGTTTGGTTGTCTTCATCAAATATAGACTCATAGTAACTAATGCATTCCTTCAATAAAGCATCCCGTTTATTACTTTGTTTCATACTAAGTAATATTGAGACAGCGGTATTTGTCGCAACAACATTAGAGTCGGGTAATTGCACATCAGGCTCTAACCCGTGCCCAAATCCACCATCATCATTTTGATAGGCTTTCAATGCCTTTATGATAGCGTCGTCGTTATTCTGTTCGAATGATTTAATAAGTTCTATGTCGATTTTACGGCATCTTTTTTCACAGCGCTCTAAGAGCCCGTTAAGCATTATGATCTTCTCCTTCTAGTAATAACGCAAAGTACACAATTGCATTATCAAGATCCTTGTTTGGTGTTACAAAATCTTCATAATCAAATCCTGGATGGATTTTAATGTTATTGCGTTTAATGTATCGATAAACTTTTCTAATTTCATCTTGGATATTTTCATTTGGAATCTCGAACAAGATGTATTCACCTTTGGGTAATTTCTTTGTTACAAAACCACTTTGTTCTTGGGCATTTAATATTTCTACCATCGCATAGTAATCAAACTTTTGTTGCTGTTTAAAGTCTGGTGGGTAACAATCTAAGCCAATAATATTAAGAGGATATTTAACATCCCTCAATAGGGCTAAATCTTCTTGTAAAAAAACATCCCAAAATTCTGTAAGGTCTTCGTTCTCACCAACACTTAAACCATCTTCTTTTTCGATTCCAGCAAAATATCGCGTATCATAGGTTTTAATCGTGTATTTCATTATTATCACCTCATATTTTTATTATACAACATCTGAAAGTGTTTTTAAAATGAAAAAGCAAGCGATATTATCACTTGCTATTTGATGTTACTGCGATTGACGAGTTCTAATGTATTGAGTTCACCTGACTGAACAAGATCAATAAATATTTTAACATAATCCGGATCAAATTGTGTACCTGCATTCCGCTTTAATTCATAGATAGCTTGTTCTAAGGATAGACCTTCACGGTAAGGACGATTGGTTGTCATCGCATCAAATGAATCGGCAATGGTAATAATGCGCCCTAGTTCTGGAATATTATTTCCTTTAATTCCCCGCGGATACCCTTTACCATCATAACGTTCATGATGGCTAATGACAATTGGTACGATATCAATTAAGTTTGGAATATGTTTAATAATGTTAATCGACTGAACAACATGGCCTTTCATAATTTCATATTCTTCATCTGTTAATACATCTGGCTTAGAAAGGACTTTTTCAGGGATACCGACTTTACCGATATCATGCAGTAATCCAGCATTATAGATTTTGTTTACATCACTATCAGAAAAATCCAGTTTATTTGCAAGAAGTTGCGACATCAGGGCAACATTTTTACTGTGCCCATACGTATAATGATCTTTTGCATCAATCGTAGCTGCCAAAGCATAAATACTTGAGACAAAAGCGTCTTGAATCTTTTCATGAACACCTGACTCTTCAACCACATCATTGTCCTTTTCTTGGTAAACAAAGACTTTATTTCGACCAGACTTTTTTGCTAAACGCAATGCCTGGTTAGCGTTTGCTATTAATTCATTTAACGTACTCCCATGAGGAGGATAGACACTTAATCCCACACTAACAGTTAAGAACTCACGAATATCACTTGATAATAAGAATTGTTCTTCTATGGTTTCACGAATTTTATCTGAAAGATTTAAAGCTTGTTTTTTGGTTAAATTCACCATAACAACCACAAATTCTTCGCCACCAAACCGAACCTTCATAAATTCATTTGGAACTACCTCATTGATGATGGATGTGATCCGCTTTATGGCTCTATCCCCATTCGCATGGCCATAAAGTTCATTGTAAATCGCAAATTGATCAATATCAATAATTGCCAAAGCAAAAGTGTTATAGTGTTCTTCTTTAACCCATTTGCTAACTGTATCTTGAAAATAACGATGGTTATAAAACTTCGTTAACTCATCTGTTATTGACTGTTTCTTAATTGCTTCAATGGTCTTTGCATTCTCGATAATTGCCGCAGCGTTATTAATAATTGTTTGAAGAAAGTTTGTTTCCTCAATACTATAAGGATTTTCATCAGCGCGTTCTGCGATAACAACAAGGCCAACCAATTCATCTTGATATCGAATTGGTGCAATAATTTCTGTGTGCATTGCATCAATAATTTCACGTTCACGTTTCCAAATACCTTTAAACATAACATGGGAATGTATCTGTGATTTGAGTAAAATATCATTCCCATTTTTAAACCATTTTACGATAGGGTGATTAAACGCTAATTGAATATCTTTATCTTTGGACTGTTCACTCGTTTGATGTAAATAATACCCCTTCCTATTTTGAAGTATTAAATACACTTCTTTTGAATTAATGGCTTTTTGAATAGCGTTAATAAGTGTTGCGCCAATCTTATCCAGGTCAAGTGATGTACTAATCAAATCACTAAACTCTTTCAACGCAGCATTCATATCTATTGTATTACGGTAAAAAATTCGTTTTGATAATTTCACTAATCCATTTCTGATTGGCTCTAAAATTAAAAAGAACGGCATCATGATAAAAATCAGTGAAATCGTTGATTCTACTTCAACATACGCTCGAATAAACTGTTCTGCATATAAAATAATCAGTGCATATGTAAAATACAGTAAAATACTGGTAAATGAAAACGATAACCCGCGTTTGACAATTAAGTTGATTTCTAAAAACTTATTTCGATAAATCGAATACATAATTAATATCGCGTTAACGGTATTGAATAAGATATCCACGCCATAGGCACCAATATCGGGTGATATATTTAAAGCACCACCGATAATAACTAAAACAAGCCCCAGCAAAACCAATCTAATCCGTTTCAAAGATATTTCTTTTTGAATCGATTTTTTAATAATTACAATTAATGCAAGAGAACTATAAAATAAGCCTATCACAGCAAATACATAAGCCGCAAATCCTGGTGTATAATTAAAGACACCATTAACATATGTTGCGTCAGTCACCACATATTCGGCAAAAGACAAGTACACCATAACAATACTTATGAGATAGCCATATACCACTATTTTCTTGGTCCGATAATCCCCCGCTAATATATAACTAAATCGTAATAATAATACCGGAACAAAGACAAACCCAATCTGAAGTATTTTATTCCAAAATAGGCTGGATGGTGGCACATTGGTTTTCATGAGAAAAGAACCAATTGACCAAAACATCATCGCTATAATATAACCAACAAAAGATCGTGACAATTTGGTTTGGTTCGAACTTAGAATTATGATTAAAATAATTGCATATAATATAAATGATATTAAAGGAATTATATTGTACTGTGTTAATTCTATCATCGTAACACTCCTTGAAGTGAATTTTATCCTTCATATCCCCTTATTTCATCTTATAACATTGCTTCAATAGTCTCCTTCTCTGGATTCATTATCTTCGGATAATATCCTTTTTGTTCCTTGAATGAAGCAAATGAATTGTTTTTTAGTCGCGTAATTTTTAATGGATCATACCCTAACATTTCATGCACATCCTGATAATCAGAATCTAATTGTTTCAATTCATGATTAATCTTTTCCTTAATCAGTTTGTCACTTACAACACCTTTCACTTCTAAATATAAATGAATGATGGGCTTGTTATTTATATATTCCTTATTTGCGATATAATGTAATATATCAAGTTGAGATAATTTAATCGCGTCCCCAATAACTTGTTTTGTCAACCGTGTGAAACCAGCTAAATCGATAATATTATGAACTCTGTCTAAATAAATGACCTGTGGTAAGTTAACACCATCTTCTTTATTCTTTAATCCAACACACTTCATAATGTCACCGATACGATATCGCACAAATGCACCACCACGTAATTTTGTGATAACCAGTTCGTATACTTCGTTGGGTTTTATTTCATCTAGCAACACAGTACTTGGCTTATATCCAGGTGTGTTTTCTTCTTTTTTTATTTCCTTTTCAGGAATAAATTCTAAAAAGTTTACATCAGGGAAAAATGTCATGCCATTACGACTCCATGTTTCTGTGGCTACCGCAGCAGATTCAGTCCCACCAAATATTTCAAGTGGTGTAATACCAAACAAGTGTTCAATGCGCTCTTTATATGTCGCAGAATCTGTTCCCCCGCACACAATACCTTTAAACTCAAATAAATCTTTTGGTAACAACGGTTTTTTCTTAATTTTTTTCTTATAAAGTGCTTTGATAAGCTTAATCGCTTGCTTGACATTGGCTGGCCAAATCATACCTGATTTTCCTGAATCATTGGCAAATGATTCTCCAATTTTAACGAGTACACTACTTACGCCATAAAATAAGTCAGCGCCATGTTTAATCGCTAACTTAAACCCTTCAACATTACGTTCTTTAAAACTAAGTTGTTCTGCCCGCTCGGTATCTGGTAGATAGTCAAAATCAATCTCGTTTTTCAAGATATATGGCGCGTACCCTGTTAAATACGGGCGTGGTGCCATGCCGTATAAAAACTTGTCATGATTTCTCAAAGTAAAGTGTCCTCTTGATTTACTTGTCGAGAGAATCAAACTTGATAAAAACATTTTCGTGTTTTCTTCTACCATTGTTTTTGAGTATGGGGCGAGTTTAATTGGTTTGTCTCCTCCTTTCCAAGTGGTTTGAACCCAATGTAATGGTTCACTTGGTAATGCTTCATTTTGTTTATTGAGTAAAATGTCTGCATAATCATCGTATGTTGTTAGTGGTACTTTTTTACGAAAATCTTCAATCGACTTAATTGATTGATTATTAAAAATCTTTCTTCCTAGTTCAGAATCATTTAACAGTTCAATTTGTTCTAACAATAAACGCTTTTGAATTGTCATAAATTCTTTGATGTCAAGATCTAAAAAACCTAGATAAGTATCCCATATTTTATTGTATTCTTCATCATGTAACATGTCGCGTAAGTTTTTCATGCTTCCTCCAGTATTTTTTATTGATTTTTAAATTTTATGATACTCTTAAACGATGGAATAATCATTGGTGTTTCTTTTTTATACCGATTATACTCTGTAAAAATCTTTTCTAAAATCATTTTTTCTTGAATAATGACATAACATATATTAATAGCTGTCCATACTAACCCTGCCGCGAGCAAATATAAATTCGCATAATATAATGCTGTTAAGAGAAAAATGATAAGTAGCCAAATCACACCGGGATGTCTGACAAGAGCATAAGTGCCTGTTGTCACTAAACGATGTTCTGGATCTGCTTGATATGTTTTTACACCAACTTCTATCACGATAGAATACATCAATACACCCATAAAGAAAATAATCATTATCAAGATAATGGGTAAATATATGAAACTATTATCAAACATGTAATTATACTGTAGCAAATCAATAAAGGCATAAATGATTGATCCTAAGCCGAAAACCAGCATAAAATACTTACTTACATGCCGGCTGTGTAAAGAACATATATCAAACAATAACAAGAATATAAACCCTAATATTCCGATCAGTATTGCGTCCATAAGCCACCTCTTTCAGAAAACTATTTTTAACTATTATTAATACTATAAACGATGTTTAATAAAAAGAAAACGTCATA
This genomic interval carries:
- a CDS encoding methyltransferase, which gives rise to MDAILIGILGFIFLLLFDICSLHSRHVSKYFMLVFGLGSIIYAFIDLLQYNYMFDNSFIYLPIILIMIIFFMGVLMYSIVIEVGVKTYQADPEHRLVTTGTYALVRHPGVIWLLIIFLLTALYYANLYLLAAGLVWTAINICYVIIQEKMILEKIFTEYNRYKKETPMIIPSFKSIIKFKNQ
- a CDS encoding GH3 auxin-responsive promoter family protein — encoded protein: MKNLRDMLHDEEYNKIWDTYLGFLDLDIKEFMTIQKRLLLEQIELLNDSELGRKIFNNQSIKSIEDFRKKVPLTTYDDYADILLNKQNEALPSEPLHWVQTTWKGGDKPIKLAPYSKTMVEENTKMFLSSLILSTSKSRGHFTLRNHDKFLYGMAPRPYLTGYAPYILKNEIDFDYLPDTERAEQLSFKERNVEGFKLAIKHGADLFYGVSSVLVKIGESFANDSGKSGMIWPANVKQAIKLIKALYKKKIKKKPLLPKDLFEFKGIVCGGTDSATYKERIEHLFGITPLEIFGGTESAAVATETWSRNGMTFFPDVNFLEFIPEKEIKKEENTPGYKPSTVLLDEIKPNEVYELVITKLRGGAFVRYRIGDIMKCVGLKNKEDGVNLPQVIYLDRVHNIIDLAGFTRLTKQVIGDAIKLSQLDILHYIANKEYINNKPIIHLYLEVKGVVSDKLIKEKINHELKQLDSDYQDVHEMLGYDPLKITRLKNNSFASFKEQKGYYPKIMNPEKETIEAML
- a CDS encoding HD domain-containing phosphohydrolase, whose translation is MIELTQYNIIPLISFILYAIILIIILSSNQTKLSRSFVGYIIAMMFWSIGSFLMKTNVPPSSLFWNKILQIGFVFVPVLLLRFSYILAGDYRTKKIVVYGYLISIVMVYLSFAEYVVTDATYVNGVFNYTPGFAAYVFAVIGLFYSSLALIVIIKKSIQKEISLKRIRLVLLGLVLVIIGGALNISPDIGAYGVDILFNTVNAILIMYSIYRNKFLEINLIVKRGLSFSFTSILLYFTYALIILYAEQFIRAYVEVESTISLIFIMMPFFLILEPIRNGLVKLSKRIFYRNTIDMNAALKEFSDLISTSLDLDKIGATLINAIQKAINSKEVYLILQNRKGYYLHQTSEQSKDKDIQLAFNHPIVKWFKNGNDILLKSQIHSHVMFKGIWKREREIIDAMHTEIIAPIRYQDELVGLVVIAERADENPYSIEETNFLQTIINNAAAIIENAKTIEAIKKQSITDELTKFYNHRYFQDTVSKWVKEEHYNTFALAIIDIDQFAIYNELYGHANGDRAIKRITSIINEVVPNEFMKVRFGGEEFVVVMVNLTKKQALNLSDKIRETIEEQFLLSSDIREFLTVSVGLSVYPPHGSTLNELIANANQALRLAKKSGRNKVFVYQEKDNDVVEESGVHEKIQDAFVSSIYALAATIDAKDHYTYGHSKNVALMSQLLANKLDFSDSDVNKIYNAGLLHDIGKVGIPEKVLSKPDVLTDEEYEIMKGHVVQSINIIKHIPNLIDIVPIVISHHERYDGKGYPRGIKGNNIPELGRIITIADSFDAMTTNRPYREGLSLEQAIYELKRNAGTQFDPDYVKIFIDLVQSGELNTLELVNRSNIK
- a CDS encoding MarR family winged helix-turn-helix transcriptional regulator, whose product is MKQEDIRLALNKFLKLYFNACNEVYDEINFNQITGIRFKYLKEIYKRNRVTITELADHFDISKPTVTEVIKIFEDNNIVKKERSEEDKRVIHIYLTELGELLASTNRLESERAVTKLQSELSKEDICTLTTIFNKITGE
- a CDS encoding effector binding domain-containing protein produces the protein MKYTIKTYDTRYFAGIEKEDGLSVGENEDLTEFWDVFLQEDLALLRDVKYPLNIIGLDCYPPDFKQQQKFDYYAMVEILNAQEQSGFVTKKLPKGEYILFEIPNENIQDEIRKVYRYIKRNNIKIHPGFDYEDFVTPNKDLDNAIVYFALLLEGEDHNA